A genomic stretch from candidate division KSB1 bacterium includes:
- a CDS encoding sugar phosphate isomerase/epimerase, translated as MTRREVFRAFFALSAASMLRCAGCTGDEPFRFCLNTSTINGSKLGLMKALSTAASAGFRSVEIWVRDVQAALQSGTSLQSIAAAISDLGLTIENAIDFPRWLVDDETERREALTQLRATCELLAELGCRRIALPPAGMTSAKIDLDLAAARFAEAAETVRSVGLAPQLEIWGFSANVGTLGDALCIVAQSGIAQAGILADVYHLHRGGTPFTALGYVAPSVLQIFHLNDFPANIPREQLKDADRLLPGDGVAPWPLLKALLQEKTPVVLSLELFSPALWQLDPKTAAETGLKKMRQVFGV; from the coding sequence GTGACGCGGCGCGAAGTTTTTCGAGCCTTTTTCGCGCTCTCGGCCGCATCGATGCTCCGATGTGCCGGCTGCACAGGCGATGAACCGTTTCGTTTCTGTCTCAACACCAGCACGATCAACGGTTCAAAGCTGGGCCTGATGAAGGCGTTGTCGACGGCGGCATCGGCAGGATTCCGCAGTGTGGAGATTTGGGTCCGAGACGTGCAGGCGGCGCTGCAAAGCGGCACCTCGTTGCAGAGCATCGCGGCGGCGATTTCCGACTTGGGCTTGACGATCGAGAACGCCATCGATTTTCCGCGATGGCTTGTCGATGACGAAACAGAACGGAGAGAAGCGCTGACGCAGCTGCGCGCAACGTGCGAGCTCTTGGCTGAGCTCGGCTGCCGTCGCATCGCTCTGCCGCCTGCAGGAATGACATCGGCAAAAATCGATCTTGATCTTGCCGCCGCCCGTTTTGCCGAGGCCGCCGAGACCGTGCGCAGCGTCGGATTGGCGCCGCAGCTTGAAATCTGGGGTTTCTCGGCCAACGTCGGCACCCTCGGCGACGCGTTGTGCATCGTTGCGCAGTCGGGCATAGCCCAGGCAGGCATCCTCGCCGATGTGTATCATCTCCATCGCGGCGGCACGCCGTTCACGGCGCTCGGTTATGTCGCGCCGAGTGTTCTTCAAATCTTTCACCTGAACGATTTCCCTGCAAACATTCCCCGGGAACAGCTAAAAGACGCCGACCGTCTTCTTCCCGGAGACGGCGTCGCGCCGTGGCCGCTGCTCAAAGCTCTGCTGCAGGAAAAAACGCCTGTGGTGCTTTCGCTCGAGCTGTTCAGCCCCGCTTTGTGGCAGCTCGATCCTAAAACTGCGGCAGAAACAGGGCTGAAAAAGATGCGACAAGTATTCGGTGTTTAA